GACGTCGGCGACGTCGGGATGGGTGATCAGCACGTCCTCGGTCTCCTGCGGGTAGATGTTCACGCCGCCGGAGATGATCATGTAGGACTTGCGATCGGTGAGATAGAGGAAGCCGTCCTTGTCGAGATAGCCGACGTCGCCGAGCGTCGACCAACCTTTGGCGTTGTAGGCCTTCTTCGTCTTCTCCGGGTCGTTGTGATAGGTGAACGCGGGCGCGTCGGCGAAATAGACCGTGCCGATCTCGCCGACCGGCTGCTCCTCGTCGTTCTCGTCCAAGATCTTGATCTTGCCGACAACGGCGCGGCCGACGCTGCCGCGATGCTCCAGCCATTGCTGTGAGTTGCAGACGGTGACGCCGTTGCCTTCCGAGCCTGCGTAATACTCGATCAGGATCGGTCCCCACCATTCGATCATCTTGGCCTTCACGTCGACCGGGCACGGCGCGGCGGCATGGATCGCGCCCTTGAGCGTGGAGACGTTGTATTTGGTGCGAACCTCGTCCGGCAGTTTCAGCATGCGCACGAACATGGTCGGCACGAGTTGCGACTGCGTGACCTTGTATTTCTCGACCAGCTTCAGGAAATCTTCGGCGTCGAAGTGCTCCATGATGATCGAGGTGCCGCCGAGCACGGTCGCCATCATGTTGAAGCGCAGCGGCGCGGCGTGATAAAGCGGCGCCGGCGACAGATATGTGCTCTCCGCATTCATGCCGCACATGTCGGCGCAGAGCACGCGCAGGAAGGCGTTCGGCACGTCGATCTTGTTGCCTTCGAACGCCTTCTTGATGCCCTTGGGCCGGCCGGTGGTGCCCGACGAATACAACATGTCGTAGCCGGCGACCTCGTCCGCGATCGGCGTCGTCGGCTGCGCGGCGGCCTCCTTGTCATAGGAACGAAACCCCGGCAGCGGCTCGTCCATCATGTAGAAGATCGGCTCGGCGGGTGCGCCCTTGACCAGATCCTTGATCTGGTCAGCGCATTTCGGCGTGGTGATGACGACCTTGG
The nucleotide sequence above comes from Bradyrhizobium sp. NDS-1. Encoded proteins:
- a CDS encoding acyl-CoA synthetase — protein: MTHPSVHARTTPDKIAYQMAGTGKAITYRELDELSNQGAHLFRSLGLKAGDHIALLMENRLAFMEICWAAQRSGLYYTAISRYLKQDEIDYIIKDCGAKVVITTPKCADQIKDLVKGAPAEPIFYMMDEPLPGFRSYDKEAAAQPTTPIADEVAGYDMLYSSGTTGRPKGIKKAFEGNKIDVPNAFLRVLCADMCGMNAESTYLSPAPLYHAAPLRFNMMATVLGGTSIIMEHFDAEDFLKLVEKYKVTQSQLVPTMFVRMLKLPDEVRTKYNVSTLKGAIHAAAPCPVDVKAKMIEWWGPILIEYYAGSEGNGVTVCNSQQWLEHRGSVGRAVVGKIKILDENDEEQPVGEIGTVYFADAPAFTYHNDPEKTKKAYNAKGWSTLGDVGYLDKDGFLYLTDRKSYMIISGGVNIYPQETEDVLITHPDVADVAVFGVPNEEMGEEVKAVVQPHDMSRAGKALETDLIAYCKSRLSAIKCPRSIDFEPELPRTPTGKLVKRHLRDKYWPKAAAKI